One genomic region from Acidobacteriota bacterium encodes:
- a CDS encoding peroxidase-related enzyme (This protein belongs to a clade of uncharacterized proteins related to peroxidases such as the alkylhydroperoxidase AhpD.), giving the protein MAYIDYVPVDEIPAEDRVADEDNILRIHGVHSRTMPLHYELYRQLMYGRGPLSRAQREMIAVVVSAHNQCHYULQHHGAGLRRVWGRKIDAVEQEVLLTALAADHRAADLEPADRAMLDYAVKLTRTPWAMESADVESLRDAGFEDRAIHDICAITSYFAFVNRIADGLGVELEGD; this is encoded by the coding sequence ATGGCTTATATCGACTATGTGCCGGTGGACGAGATTCCCGCCGAGGACCGGGTGGCAGACGAGGACAACATCCTGCGCATTCACGGTGTTCACAGTCGCACCATGCCGCTGCACTACGAGCTCTACCGACAGCTGATGTACGGACGCGGGCCTCTCAGCCGTGCTCAGCGGGAGATGATCGCGGTGGTGGTTTCGGCCCACAATCAATGTCACTACTGACTGCAACACCACGGAGCGGGGCTCCGTCGAGTTTGGGGTCGGAAAATCGATGCAGTAGAGCAGGAGGTCTTGCTGACGGCGCTGGCAGCGGATCATCGAGCTGCGGATCTAGAGCCGGCGGATCGGGCCATGTTGGACTATGCGGTGAAGCTGACCCGGACTCCGTGGGCGATGGAATCGGCGGATGTGGAGTCTCTGCGGGACGCCGGGTTCGAGGACCGGGCGATCCACGACATTTGCGCCATCACCTCGTACTTTGCCTTTGTCAACCGCATAGCCGACGGGCTGGGGGTGGAGTTAGAGGGCGATTGA